A stretch of Aureispira sp. CCB-E DNA encodes these proteins:
- a CDS encoding GrpB family protein yields MQIEIVPHNPYWKLIYQKEEQRILRALKVANISSKIAHIGSTSVPELSAKPTIDILLGLAKEATLDDCIPVFKKLGYIYVSKYNGIMPFRRFFIKIKSKNPLQKWSQKEIGTEDRMPLRQTYDRVFHVHIVHEDTNFYARHIAFRNHLRKQVEDRQAYEALKLHLGALNWESENDYAQAKSGFINTIMKSLGFENT; encoded by the coding sequence ATGCAAATCGAAATCGTTCCCCATAATCCTTATTGGAAATTAATTTACCAAAAAGAAGAACAAAGGATACTAAGAGCTTTAAAGGTAGCAAATATATCGTCTAAAATAGCCCACATTGGAAGTACTTCTGTTCCTGAGTTGTCTGCTAAGCCAACGATAGATATTTTATTAGGTTTAGCCAAAGAGGCAACACTAGATGATTGCATTCCTGTTTTTAAGAAATTGGGGTATATATATGTCTCCAAATATAATGGAATTATGCCATTTCGTCGTTTTTTTATTAAGATTAAATCAAAGAACCCTTTACAAAAATGGTCTCAAAAAGAGATCGGTACTGAAGATAGGATGCCCTTGCGTCAAACTTATGATCGAGTGTTTCATGTCCATATAGTACATGAAGACACTAATTTTTATGCACGGCACATAGCCTTTAGAAATCATTTGAGAAAGCAGGTTGAAGATAGACAAGCCTACGAAGCATTGAAACTGCATTTAGGGGCTTTGAACTGGGAATCGGAAAATGATTATGCTCAAGCTAAATCAGGGTTTATCAACACTATTATGAAATCGTTGGGGTTTGAAAATACCTAA
- a CDS encoding ADP-ribosylglycohydrolase family protein, which translates to MNRLKLAKKSLKGLSIGDAFGESFFGESFFGERAFVLSKIAQREIPTTTWEFTDDTVMAIAIVEQLKRHESIVPNELIQLFVENHDKDPNRGYGATARRILREVGEGGDWRKITTAVFDGMGSMGNGAAMRVAPIGAYYYDDFEKIKMLTFDASKVTHANIEAKAGALAVALGAALATQIKLHQISLNPHEFINQILAHLPDTDTRSKIKKSLSVPYSYHIDTVKTILGNGSKIMTQDTVPFTIWCAAHNLEHFENALWKAVSILGDRDTIGAIVGSITILSSKEENIPKKWVCAVEDFETSIFWNGQNE; encoded by the coding sequence ATGAATCGTTTAAAGTTGGCAAAAAAATCCTTAAAAGGACTTTCGATTGGAGATGCTTTTGGTGAAAGCTTTTTTGGTGAAAGCTTTTTTGGTGAAAGGGCGTTTGTATTATCTAAAATAGCGCAACGAGAAATTCCGACAACAACTTGGGAGTTTACTGATGATACCGTAATGGCAATTGCTATTGTTGAGCAGTTGAAACGGCACGAATCGATTGTACCCAACGAGTTGATTCAGTTGTTTGTAGAAAATCATGATAAAGATCCAAATCGAGGATATGGAGCTACCGCTAGGCGAATTTTACGAGAAGTAGGCGAAGGGGGAGATTGGCGTAAAATCACAACGGCTGTATTTGATGGAATGGGGTCTATGGGAAATGGAGCAGCTATGCGTGTAGCTCCAATTGGTGCTTACTACTATGATGACTTTGAGAAGATAAAAATGCTAACTTTTGATGCATCAAAAGTCACGCATGCTAACATAGAAGCAAAAGCAGGAGCATTAGCTGTAGCGTTAGGAGCTGCTTTAGCAACTCAAATCAAGTTGCATCAAATATCCTTAAATCCCCATGAATTTATAAACCAGATTCTAGCTCATTTGCCTGATACAGACACGCGCTCCAAAATTAAGAAAAGTTTATCCGTGCCTTATTCTTATCATATAGATACGGTAAAAACTATATTAGGTAATGGCAGCAAGATTATGACGCAAGATACGGTTCCTTTTACAATTTGGTGTGCTGCACATAATTTAGAGCATTTTGAGAATGCTTTGTGGAAGGCTGTTTCTATTTTGGGAGATCGAGATACCATAGGGGCAATTGTAGGAAGTATTACCATTTTATCCTCAAAAGAAGAAAATATTCCTAAAAAGTGGGTGTGTGCAGTGGAGGATTTTGAGACTAGTATTTTTTGGAACGGTCAAAATGAATAG
- a CDS encoding alpha/beta hydrolase, translated as MPVQEKKTTVYLLSGLGLNPNVFKHLTIHSDDIHHLKWLEPKKKESLESYALRMSEGIQLKGDNKLVLIGHSFGGVLMQEISKIITTDQIILISSIKAKKEKDAGMNFWMRTFPLHQLVTQKMVVNSFKSWGKKHGYQSQEAQAMFLHAAQQHSSYYFRWATSQIIAWESKDITTPIAHIHGTKDKTFAFKRIQPPLIAIEGGSHLMVFNKAAEVSQHINHILDKM; from the coding sequence ATGCCAGTACAAGAGAAAAAAACAACGGTCTATCTATTATCTGGATTGGGCTTAAACCCAAATGTTTTTAAACATTTAACAATTCATTCAGATGACATTCATCATCTCAAATGGTTAGAACCAAAAAAGAAAGAATCATTAGAGTCCTATGCTTTGAGAATGTCAGAAGGCATCCAGCTTAAAGGAGACAACAAACTTGTCTTAATTGGACATTCCTTCGGAGGTGTGTTGATGCAAGAAATTTCAAAAATTATAACAACAGATCAAATTATTTTGATTTCAAGTATTAAAGCAAAAAAAGAAAAAGATGCAGGAATGAATTTTTGGATGCGTACTTTTCCTCTACACCAATTAGTAACTCAAAAAATGGTCGTTAACAGCTTCAAATCTTGGGGCAAAAAACATGGTTACCAAAGTCAAGAGGCACAAGCTATGTTTCTCCATGCAGCACAGCAACACAGTAGTTATTATTTCCGCTGGGCAACTTCCCAAATTATCGCTTGGGAATCAAAAGATATAACCACCCCAATTGCTCATATTCACGGCACAAAAGACAAAACTTTTGCCTTCAAACGCATTCAACCACCCCTTATAGCAATCGAAGGGGGTAGTCATTTGATGGTTTTTAACAAAGCTGCTGAAGTAAGTCAACACATCAATCATATTCTTGATAAGATGTAA